In the genome of Sinobacterium caligoides, one region contains:
- the dacB gene encoding D-alanyl-D-alanine carboxypeptidase/D-alanyl-D-alanine endopeptidase translates to MSQPLIQRLTLPARHLLCICSLFITIASHASSIEESLDKATASLPAGSRVSLIIRDNHGRVLLQRNNTQLIAPASTQKLFTALAAYYQLGNAFRFKTTLTQSKNGDTAIVFSGDPLLQRADLHRLLMQAQANGLKTIKGDLILDGSIFNGQKWSQGQSWSDTNVCFAAPATAISLNHNCVKGSIRTHGAGRQTSVYIPSYEPISVSSNAYTVSTSEAKRLSCSLDLDHFDNNHYQISGCSAPRKNLLPISIAVTEPSAYVSAIIREEAKKIGLKISGDIVIGSASNNAKTIAEHRSEPLPFYLKRMLKKSDNQIADALFKTVGYQYSNSPGNNTTATKQATVPGNFTNGAKAVRAILLENAGIDIGNAFIRDGSGLSRHNLTNADALFQVVSTIASLHEKDPTLYDALPISGVDGTLRYRRGLINKPLKGKIHAKTGHLQGVYNLAGFITTKNKQQLRFVLLIDGFNLSSEQRKAYSRNTAKHPIKVFYERFFNALYNSSPRK, encoded by the coding sequence TTGTCCCAGCCCCTTATACAGCGCCTAACACTACCCGCGCGGCATTTATTATGCATTTGCAGCTTATTTATCACCATCGCTAGTCACGCTAGCAGTATCGAAGAAAGCCTCGATAAGGCCACCGCTTCACTTCCTGCTGGCTCCCGTGTTTCACTGATCATCCGTGACAATCATGGGCGCGTGTTATTACAGCGTAATAACACCCAACTTATCGCGCCCGCAAGCACACAAAAACTATTCACAGCCCTCGCTGCCTACTACCAATTAGGCAATGCATTCCGGTTCAAAACAACACTAACGCAGAGTAAGAACGGCGACACTGCTATCGTTTTCAGCGGTGACCCTCTGCTTCAAAGGGCTGACTTGCATAGGCTACTCATGCAGGCGCAAGCCAATGGTTTAAAAACAATAAAGGGGGACCTGATTTTAGACGGAAGCATATTCAACGGCCAGAAGTGGAGCCAGGGCCAATCCTGGAGCGACACCAATGTCTGCTTCGCCGCCCCGGCCACAGCAATAAGCTTAAACCACAACTGTGTCAAAGGAAGCATTAGGACCCATGGCGCAGGCCGACAGACCAGTGTCTATATCCCATCCTATGAGCCTATCAGCGTCAGCAGTAATGCCTATACCGTCAGCACCAGCGAAGCCAAAAGGCTTAGCTGTAGCCTCGACCTCGATCACTTCGACAACAACCACTATCAAATCAGCGGCTGCAGTGCCCCACGTAAGAACTTGCTACCGATATCAATCGCCGTCACTGAACCCAGCGCCTATGTCAGCGCTATCATTAGAGAAGAAGCCAAGAAAATTGGCCTGAAAATTAGTGGTGATATTGTCATCGGTAGCGCATCAAACAATGCCAAAACGATCGCCGAACACAGGTCTGAACCACTCCCTTTCTACCTCAAGCGCATGCTAAAAAAATCAGACAACCAAATAGCCGACGCCCTTTTTAAGACTGTCGGCTACCAGTACAGCAACAGCCCAGGCAATAATACCACCGCAACGAAGCAAGCAACGGTACCGGGTAACTTTACCAATGGCGCCAAAGCGGTCCGCGCTATCTTGCTCGAAAATGCTGGTATCGATATCGGCAACGCCTTTATTCGTGACGGCTCAGGCTTGTCTCGTCACAACCTCACTAACGCTGACGCCCTCTTCCAAGTTGTTAGTACGATTGCCTCACTCCACGAAAAAGACCCCACGCTTTATGATGCCCTGCCTATATCGGGTGTTGATGGCACACTACGCTATCGACGAGGTCTCATTAACAAACCTCTCAAGGGAAAGATTCACGCTAAGACAGGACACCTACAAGGGGTTTATAACCTCGCAGGATTCATTACAACCAAGAATAAGCAGCAGCTTCGTTTTGTGCTGCTTATCGACGGCTTCAACCTCTCATCCGAGCAGCGTAAGGCCTACAGCAGAAATACAGCAAAGCACCCTATCAAGGTTTTCTATGAGCGATTTTTTAATGCGCTTTACAACAGCTCACCACGAAAATAA